TCATAGTGGAAAATGGGGCGGAAATTCATGCTGGAGAACACTTATTGAAGATTAGATAGATTCATTAAATATTTGTAATTAATTTAGATATAGGTTGGTATGATATCGAGGCTGGAGTCCAATTGTATATATGTATACGGAGTGCCAGGGAAGCTCAGGACAGTGAGTTTCTCTGGCACTCCGTGCTGATGATGGCGGCAGTGAAGTTACCTCACACCTAGTGAGTTCATCATTTGTCGGAAGGAGCGCACATATTTGCGTGGTGCCAACAGGCTGACGATTCGTGCCTGCCCCTTCCGGCGGATAGATTTGCGTTGAGGTACGTTGTGCATCAGCTCCAGTCCTTGCAATACCGCCTGCTGGATGTCTCCTTGTTGATAAAATTTACCGGTTTTGTTGTGATCGATGAATGCTTGTACTCCGTCTGAATCGGAGCTTAATACCGGGCAACGGCAGGCCATCGCCTCCGCTACCGCATAGCCGAAGCCCTCCACCAGCGAAGTCGACAGCAGGTAACCGCCGGAGTCGCCAATCATGGAGTAATACAGAGGCATTTTGGCATGAGGTACGCTTTTAAAACGCTCGATAATCGAGGACATACCGAGTTGAACCAGCATATTCTCAAATTGTATCTGATCCTCGGGCTGAGACAAGGTATCATCATAAAACATCCATATTCGAAGATCAGGACGCTTTTGCAGCATCCAGTAAGAGATATCGACAAAATGCCTCCAGTTCTTGTTTGGCTCCAGCCGACCAACCCATGCAATGACCGGATTGATCGGAGGAGTGTTAGGTACATAATTAAATACGCTGGTATCCAGTACGTTTGGAAACACATAACGTTTGAGCCACGGACACATGCTGGAGAATAGATCCACTAAATGAGTCGTATCTGGCAGGAGCACCGCATCGGCATATTTTTGAAGATACGGAACCGCATTCGTGACTACTAATGCCGCCTCCTCATATGAGCCAAAGCCCTGCGATTCATAGATCAATATCCCCTGATAGCCTAACATTCGCAGTTTGGGGAGCATAGGAAAATCCGAAGAGACGATAATTGCATCGTAGCGATAAACCTCCACCAGTTTCCGGATCTCTTCTTCCGAAGAAGTTATAAACACTGGAATATCACCGTTCAGGTTTTGCATTCCCGTACCCTGCTGATAATAGAGAAGGTGACATTCAATCCCGTCCTGAATGAGCACTTTACAGCGTTGGCGGTTCAGGGTTTCCACGCCGCCGCTGGGTATATAAAATGTGAATAGAACTTTGATCTCCATAACCCCCTTTGCCAATCGCAAGCTCCTATACCAAGATATTCAACCCACGGGACGGGGTGTGGGTATCTATGGAAGCCTGGATTGAATCAGCGCATAATTATGGCTGAGGCGAGCATCCTCCGGGGAGTGCTCCGTTGCTTAAATGGCATTTATGCTAAAGCTTTTATTCTTAGCATCCACCCATCCGATACTCACATTACAACCAAGTTCATACTTAAGCATATTGCCCAGTTCTTTTTGAGCAGAAAGCATGTTATCCATATTGGTATCAGAAAAGCCATCAATCGGAAAGAAAATATTTTTAGATTGAGTAGTGATTTTTCCCTCTTCACTTTGTCTCCATGTCCATCTTCTCGTTCTCACTGAGTTACCAGTAGCATACACAATTTCATTCTTATCTACCGACTCAATCTCTGTACTACCAAATGGAAGGAAAAAATCTTGCTCCTCTGAAAAGCGCAAAGTCATTTCTCCATTCATTGTATCAATGTCATGTGCACCAATCGGAATTTTATATTTAAGTGATACGGCATTACCCAAATCAACTGCCGTGTTAATGTTTGGCATACCTTTCCCCTTAGATATTCTCGTCAATAATGCTTCGATAGAACACATGTATTTATTTGGATTTACATTAAGTTTACGGAAAGCCTCTCGGTAGCATAATACCGATTCTATTTCTTTCACATTCACTCCTTCAAGAGAGGATTGACACAAAAGCATATTTTCCTCCAAAAGCTTTTGAACCTTCAAATTTTGCACAGTATTATCTATTCCATGTGCAATTACAACGGCAAAACAAACTGTATCCAGTGTTTCAAAAACCTTGTCTTCTACTAGAAATTTCATAAAAACCTCCTAAAATAAATGAATAAGCAAAAACCATACAGCAGGAACTAGCAAAGATGGCAATAGATTAAATGTGCGGAATGACTTGATTTTTAATATAGATAACCCGGAAGCCAAAATAAGAAAACCTCCAATAATGGAAACTTCCGTCATAAATTCAGGTGTAAGGAATGGTGCAACTTGATGGGCAAGAAGAAAAATACTCCCCTGCCAGATAAACAATACCAATGCGGACAAGGCAATACCTATTCCATAAGTTGAAGCCAACACAAGAGAAGTAACTAAATCTAATGCCGCATTAGTAAACAAATAAGTGTCGTTCTGATTAAGCGCGCTTTCAATCGGTCCGAGAATAGACAAGGTTCCAAGGCAGAAAAGCATAATAGCTGTTGATAAACCTTGTCCAAGATCAGTTTTGGAGTATTTTTCCACGAGCTTATTAAATTTGCCATCCAGTTCTATGGCCGTACCTAAAATGCCACCCATGGCAAGACTTACAATAAACAAAACAGGATAGGTGCTGTTGGACATATTTTTTATGACAGCATGTATGCCCAGACCTGTTGCTGCAAGTCCCATTGCATCATAAAGAATGTTCTGATATTTTTCTTTAAGTCCTTTTCTTATTACACTACCCACTATACTTCCCACAAGAATTGTGCCGATATTTACAAATGTTCCAATCACTAAGCTTCTCCTTTCAAAAAAGTAATTATAAAGATTCTAAACTCTCTAGTTGCTAGAGGGTCAAGTGGTACATGAAAGATAATTAGTAACGTAATGTTGTTATAATAGCTTTATAAGCAAGGAGGTATTGAAGAATGTCAGATAAAGATCATAAAGGATCTGGTAAAAAGGCTCTTTTAACCATTGGAGAAATGGCCCGGCTCTTTCACATGAATATCCGCACACTTCGATATTACAATGAACTAGGCATCCTAAAACCAGAATATGTAAATCCAGATACGAATTATCGCTACTATTCTACAAATCAGTTTGAGCGTTTGAATACAATAAAATATTTGCGTGCTTTAGATGTGCCACTAGAGAAAATATCTAATTTTTTCGATGAAAAAGATGTGAATACCATGTTGTCTATTTTTATGGAGCAGCGTGAGAGTGTCTTAAAAAAGCAAAAGCAATTAGCACAAATTGAAAAGAAAATTACAAACCGCATTGAACAGATAGAAACCGCTCTATCAGCATCATATGGTCAAGTCATAGTCAAGTATTTACCACAAAGAGAGATTGTATTATTAGAGAAAAAATTCACCCTTGCTGATGATTTAGAACTTCTTATTCGGGATTTAAGTAAAGAGCATTGTCTAGATGATGCCATTTTTCTTGGAAAAGTTGGTGTATCTGTTAGTCAGCAGGATTTGATCGAAGGACAATTTACACATTTTTCATCTATTTTTGTGGTCGTTGAGGCTGAGGACGGTTTCAAAGATAAAGATAACGTATTGTCGGAAGGCTCTTATGCAACTGTTCAATATAGGGGCACTCATGAGGATGCTTCGCCGTATTACACTTTGCTGCTAAATTATCTTAAAGATTCTGGCTTTCAAATTAAAGGGGATTCTGTAGAAATCACTATAATTGATGCAGGAATGACAAATGATTACAATAAATTCGTGACGGAATTGCAAATACCATTCCAATAATCAAATTATTTATTATTAAGCGATAGATTCTCTAGTTACTAGTGGGTCTAATAGTAGATGCGTATCCATACTATAGCGAATTGGACAAGTTAACGAAGCTAAAAGCGCATTTTCGTATTCACATTTTAGACACATTATTTTAAGCTTCTATTTAAGTGATGTTAAGCTAAGGCTATATGTGTGGGATTATCATTAGAATTTAAGAGTGTAGCATGAGGTGGGAGAGACCGCTCCGCGAAGGCTTAGGGCTTCCGATCGCTGTTGCCGTGGGATTCTTCTTGTTTGAATAAGACATGAAGAGGTAAGAATCCCCCGGCAAAGGCGACCGCTAACGCTTCTCCAGCTCCCAAGCCTCCGCTCCGCTGCTACCCGCCACTCATGCAACATTTTGGTGGGGGGCAGAAGGAGGAGACCGCTCCGCGAAGGCTTAGGGCTTCCGATCGCTGTTGCCGTGGGATTCTTCTTGTTTGAATAAGACATGAAGAGGTAAGAATCCCCCGGCAAAGGCGACCGCTAACGCTTCTCCAGCTCCCAAGCCTCCGCTCCGCTGCTACCCGCCACTCATGCAACATTTTGGTGGGGGCAGAAGGAGGAGACCGCTCCGCGAAGGCTTAGGGCTTCCGATCGCTGTTGCAGTGGGATTCTTCTTGTTTGAATAAGACATGAAGAGGTAAGAATCCCCCGGCAAAGGCGACCGCTAACGCTTCTCCAGCTCCCAAGCCTCCGCTCCGCTGCTACCCGCCACTCATGCAACATTTTGGTGGGGAGCAGTAGGGGAGACCGCTCCGCGAAGGTTTTGGGCTTCCGATCGCTGTTGCAGTGGGATTCTTTTGCCATATGTGTAGGGGAGTAAGATTTTATAATCGATAAAAGAAAGGGTGAAACGTGTGCTCAAGGTGCAACAGGTGAGCAAGTGGTATGAGGGCAACCGGGGCGTACATAAGCTGGATTTTGAAATGCAGCGCGGTGAAATTGTCGGTTTTTTGGGGCCCAATGGTGCGGGGAAAACGACGACGATGCGCATGATTACGGGGTATCTCCAACCCAGCGAGGGAGTGATTACGATTGATGGCATCCCGATTCAGGATAAGGGCAGACAGGCTCGTTCCAAAATCGGTTATTTGCCGGAGACGCCACCTTTGTATGGAGATATGTCGGTTCAATCCTATTTAAAATTTGTAGCCAGTATTCGGGACGTACCTGCGCGAGAGCAGAAGCTGCGTATTTCAGAAATGATTTCCCGTTTGGGGCTGAACGGGCGTGAAAAACAACTGGTTCGCAGTTTGTCCAAAGGGTATAAACAACGGTTGGGACTGGCGGGGGCGATTATCCATAACCCGGATTTGCTCGTGCTGGATGAACCGACTTCAGGCTTGGACCCTAATCAGATTTTGGAGATTCGTCAGCTTATTCAGGAGATTGGTGAAAATCATACGGTACTGCTCAGCACGCATATTTTGCCTGAGGTGGATGCTTTATGTAATCGGGTTCTCATCATCCATGAGGGTGAATTGGTGCTGGATGGGCGGCCTGATGCACTCGGCGATTCGATGGAGGATGGATTTAAGGTAAAGGTAGAAATCAAAGGAAATCGTGAGCAAGTGCTGGACGTCCTGCAGGCCTGGGGAAAAGTGGAGATCGAGCCTTTAGCATCAGCCTTGCCTCAAGACGATACGAAGCAGACTGCAAGAGAGCAGGATTTGACTGAGGTGCTGCTAACAGGCGCTTCCAATGAGGATTTCCGCGAAGAGCTGTTTTATGTGCTGTCTGAGGCGAAGCTTCCGATTTTGGAGATGAAAAAAGAGATGCTTAGTTTGGAAAATATTTTCCAGCAGTTGACGACTCGCGAGACGGGGACAGGTCAGGTCGACGATCAAGTGGTTCATGGCTTATCTTCTACGGAGAATGCTGCATCCACAGGCGCTAATGTAGAACATGAAGAGTCCGCGTCCAGCGGTGACAAGGTCGGAGGAGACAAGGATACAGGAGGTAATCAGTCATGAGGCGTTTGTTCGCGGTCTGTCAAAAAGAACTGCAGGCCTATTTGTGGACACCCACGACGTATTTTGCGCTGGCAGTGTACATGCTGCTGACGGGGTTGCTTTTTTATACGAACTTTGTTATGTATCAGCCGAGTATTCTGGACTATCGGTTAGTGCTTGGTGATACGCTGTCCATGCTGGTGTTTGTCGTTCCGCTGCTCACGATGCGGCTGGTTGCGGAGGAATTCAGGCAGGGGACAGATGAACTGCTGCTTACCTCACCTGTAAGTGTGACGGAAATAATTATAGGTAAATTTTTGGCGTCGCTGGGTATGCTGTTCATTTTGGTGCTGTGCAGTCTGGCGTATCCGGTCGTGATGTCCTTTTATGGGTCGCTGGACTGGACGCTGGTGTTTACATCTGTGATCGGTCTGTTTATGCTGGGCGCAGCCATGATGGCGATCGGCTTGTTCGCTTCGACGCTTTCACAGCATCAGATGATGTCGGCGGTCGTCAGCTTTATTATTTTACTTGTGTTTTGGATGCTGGATTCGTTTGGTGGACAAACGGGCGCAGCTGCGACGGTACAGCAATGGCTGGAGCCTTTTTCACTAACCGCACGGTTTGACAGTTTCACCAAAGGATTGCTGAACGGAGCCGATGTGTTGTACTACGTAACGATAGCGGCACTCTTTTTGCTGTTCAGTATCCAGGTCGTCGAACGAAAACGGTGGAGGTGATCAGGATGAAAAAATGGCTGGGTCATACAAATAGTGTGGTGCTATCGGTTGCAGCTGCAGGTATTTTTATTTTGCTGACGTTATTTCTGCGTTCGTTGGGAGGCTTTCAGCTGGATTTGACGGCAGGCAAGCAGTATACGCTGTCTGACCAGACGTTAACGGCTATTCAGGGAGTGAAGGAAGAGGTACGAATGATTGCCTTTACCGTATCCACTTCACAAAATCAGAAGCTGAACCGGGATGTTACAGATATGCTGGGTGAATACGCGAAGCGTAACAGCAAGCTCAAGGTCGAGCAATACGATCTGAATCAGGAACCAGTGCTGGCCAAGCAATATGGTGTTAACGCAGCATCTATTGTGTTGGTGCAGGGTGAAAAGAAACGGGTAATAGATATTGGGAGTCTATTTACGCAAGCACAGGGGAGTGGTGAAGGAGCTTACCAGTTTACGGGTGAAGAAAAGCTGACCAGTGGACTTTTGGGGCTGTCCTCTACTCGTCAGGGAAAAGTGGTTTTTCTGACCGGACATGAGGAAATTCCTTTATCTCAAATGACCGAACTCAGCGGATCATTGGCACAGGATAATGTAAAAACAGAAGAAGTACAGCTCAATCGGGCTGGCAGTGTGCCTAAAGATGCATCTGTGTTGGCTATTGTCGGGCCACAAAGGGATATTAGCACAACAGAGCTGAAGAGTATCCGTACGTATCTGAACGGCGGTGGAAAGCTTTTTATGGCGTTGGGCTTTCATCCGAATATGGGATCCGACTGGAAAAACCTTGATGCCCTGGCAACGGATTATGGAGTGAAGGATACGCATGCGATTGTGGTGGATCAGGAGCAGACGAATACGCTTGGGCCTCTCTGGACGGTTCCTGCCTTCGGCAGTCATGCAATCACCGATAAGCTGGCAGCCTCCAATCTGTACCCGGTTCTTTCGCTGTCTATTGCTTTACAGGCGGGAGAGCAAAAGAATTGGCAGACTACGTCTTTGCTAAAATCTTCTGCCGCCAGCTATGGTGAAACGAATATTCAGGGGCTGCTGAACAACGAAACGCAGAAGGATGCCAAGGACCCGCAGGGGCCGCTTGATCTGGGTTACGCGGTAGCTGGGAAAGACGGCAAGCCCAAAGCGGTGATTCTCGGAACGTCTGCGCTTCTAAGCGACACCGAGATCAGCACGGGAGGAAATCGGGATTTTGTGCTGAACAGTCTGAATTATGTGCAGGAACACTCGGATGGACTTACCATTCGGCCTCGTCAGGAGCAGAATTACAAGGTAGCCTATTTGACTCCCGTGCAAGCGAAAACGATATTGACCATATCCGTCATCGGATTGCCGTTGCTGTTCGCGGTCATCGGAATCTTATT
This DNA window, taken from Paenibacillus kribbensis, encodes the following:
- a CDS encoding glycosyltransferase family 4 protein produces the protein MEIKVLFTFYIPSGGVETLNRQRCKVLIQDGIECHLLYYQQGTGMQNLNGDIPVFITSSEEEIRKLVEVYRYDAIIVSSDFPMLPKLRMLGYQGILIYESQGFGSYEEAALVVTNAVPYLQKYADAVLLPDTTHLVDLFSSMCPWLKRYVFPNVLDTSVFNYVPNTPPINPVIAWVGRLEPNKNWRHFVDISYWMLQKRPDLRIWMFYDDTLSQPEDQIQFENMLVQLGMSSIIERFKSVPHAKMPLYYSMIGDSGGYLLSTSLVEGFGYAVAEAMACRCPVLSSDSDGVQAFIDHNKTGKFYQQGDIQQAVLQGLELMHNVPQRKSIRRKGQARIVSLLAPRKYVRSFRQMMNSLGVR
- a CDS encoding B3/B4 domain-containing protein — encoded protein: MKFLVEDKVFETLDTVCFAVVIAHGIDNTVQNLKVQKLLEENMLLCQSSLEGVNVKEIESVLCYREAFRKLNVNPNKYMCSIEALLTRISKGKGMPNINTAVDLGNAVSLKYKIPIGAHDIDTMNGEMTLRFSEEQDFFLPFGSTEIESVDKNEIVYATGNSVRTRRWTWRQSEEGKITTQSKNIFFPIDGFSDTNMDNMLSAQKELGNMLKYELGCNVSIGWVDAKNKSFSINAI
- a CDS encoding DUF554 domain-containing protein, with the protein product MIGTFVNIGTILVGSIVGSVIRKGLKEKYQNILYDAMGLAATGLGIHAVIKNMSNSTYPVLFIVSLAMGGILGTAIELDGKFNKLVEKYSKTDLGQGLSTAIMLFCLGTLSILGPIESALNQNDTYLFTNAALDLVTSLVLASTYGIGIALSALVLFIWQGSIFLLAHQVAPFLTPEFMTEVSIIGGFLILASGLSILKIKSFRTFNLLPSLLVPAVWFLLIHLF
- a CDS encoding MerR family transcriptional regulator — its product is MSDKDHKGSGKKALLTIGEMARLFHMNIRTLRYYNELGILKPEYVNPDTNYRYYSTNQFERLNTIKYLRALDVPLEKISNFFDEKDVNTMLSIFMEQRESVLKKQKQLAQIEKKITNRIEQIETALSASYGQVIVKYLPQREIVLLEKKFTLADDLELLIRDLSKEHCLDDAIFLGKVGVSVSQQDLIEGQFTHFSSIFVVVEAEDGFKDKDNVLSEGSYATVQYRGTHEDASPYYTLLLNYLKDSGFQIKGDSVEITIIDAGMTNDYNKFVTELQIPFQ
- a CDS encoding ABC transporter ATP-binding protein, whose product is MLKVQQVSKWYEGNRGVHKLDFEMQRGEIVGFLGPNGAGKTTTMRMITGYLQPSEGVITIDGIPIQDKGRQARSKIGYLPETPPLYGDMSVQSYLKFVASIRDVPAREQKLRISEMISRLGLNGREKQLVRSLSKGYKQRLGLAGAIIHNPDLLVLDEPTSGLDPNQILEIRQLIQEIGENHTVLLSTHILPEVDALCNRVLIIHEGELVLDGRPDALGDSMEDGFKVKVEIKGNREQVLDVLQAWGKVEIEPLASALPQDDTKQTAREQDLTEVLLTGASNEDFREELFYVLSEAKLPILEMKKEMLSLENIFQQLTTRETGTGQVDDQVVHGLSSTENAASTGANVEHEESASSGDKVGGDKDTGGNQS
- a CDS encoding ABC transporter permease, whose translation is MRRLFAVCQKELQAYLWTPTTYFALAVYMLLTGLLFYTNFVMYQPSILDYRLVLGDTLSMLVFVVPLLTMRLVAEEFRQGTDELLLTSPVSVTEIIIGKFLASLGMLFILVLCSLAYPVVMSFYGSLDWTLVFTSVIGLFMLGAAMMAIGLFASTLSQHQMMSAVVSFIILLVFWMLDSFGGQTGAAATVQQWLEPFSLTARFDSFTKGLLNGADVLYYVTIAALFLLFSIQVVERKRWR
- a CDS encoding GldG family protein; the protein is MKKWLGHTNSVVLSVAAAGIFILLTLFLRSLGGFQLDLTAGKQYTLSDQTLTAIQGVKEEVRMIAFTVSTSQNQKLNRDVTDMLGEYAKRNSKLKVEQYDLNQEPVLAKQYGVNAASIVLVQGEKKRVIDIGSLFTQAQGSGEGAYQFTGEEKLTSGLLGLSSTRQGKVVFLTGHEEIPLSQMTELSGSLAQDNVKTEEVQLNRAGSVPKDASVLAIVGPQRDISTTELKSIRTYLNGGGKLFMALGFHPNMGSDWKNLDALATDYGVKDTHAIVVDQEQTNTLGPLWTVPAFGSHAITDKLAASNLYPVLSLSIALQAGEQKNWQTTSLLKSSAASYGETNIQGLLNNETQKDAKDPQGPLDLGYAVAGKDGKPKAVILGTSALLSDTEISTGGNRDFVLNSLNYVQEHSDGLTIRPRQEQNYKVAYLTPVQAKTILTISVIGLPLLFAVIGILLWWRRRRA